The Pectobacterium parmentieri genome segment TTCAGGTGACAAACCTTCTGGGTTAGCAAAACTAGCAAGAAGTATCTGACCGAGAGGTTGTTTCTGACCGTTGCTGTAGTTGCCTTCGATCGTGCCGTCGTCATTTATAGCAAAACCGGTCAGTGCCCCTGGAGCATAACCGTTCTGAATCGGGCTTTTGTAACTATATTCCGTGTTTTGCTGCACGCTACCGGTTAAATCAATAGTGAAAGTACCATTCGCAGCACCATTCGTTCCCGTAAGATTGATAGTGAAAGGGGTATGTGCAGTGGCACCAGTAGAACTTAAAGCACCATTCGCTTCAAAATTCAATGTTCCAGCAGATTGATATACCGCTGGTGTTATAGAGCCATCTCGGGCATATGTTTGCCACGTATTATTTGCCGTTTTGACAAAATACAACGTGAAATCATGTTTGTTCCCTTGGCTGTCATAAGTCGTCAGATTTGTTTTACTGTTATAGGTGCCTTCGGCACCAGGCGTTGTGGCCCAAGAGCCTGTTGGGACGGCATCGGAAGATTTCAGGTTAGCTTTCAAGGTAGCTGCTGTTGTCGCACGCGACAGCATATCACCATCAGGAACAGTCAACGGTACGGGATCGGCCCCCGTTTGAACAACGGGCGGCGTACCCGTGACTGGGTAACCCGTCAACTGCATGCCTTGTGCGTTGACGATATTACGGCCGTTCAGCATAAACTGACCATTACGGCTGTAATAAGTAGAACCATTGGTGTCTTGCAGACGGTAAAAACCACCGCCGCTAATCGCGATGTCTAGATCCCGCGAGGACGACGTCACAGTACCATTACCGAAATCCTGCAATACCGATGCAACCTTCACACCCATACCGACTTTAGAACCGGCAAACATGTCGGCAAATGTGACAGCCCCGGATTTAAATCCCACTGTTGCTGAGTTAGCGATGTTATTACCGATAACATCCAGATTATTAGATGCAGCGTTTAAACCACTGACCGCCTGAGAAAACCCCATGTCGCTCTCCAGATAAATTGATTAAATCATATTCCAGATAGTTAGTATCACTGGAATACTATGAAATTTATACCGTTACAGAATCTGTCTGACATTATCCATCGTGGCTCTGCCGCGCAGACCTAAATCCAGCAATGCACCGCTATCACCGCGAACAACACTATTTACAACCGCATAGCTCAATGGCTGAACAACCTGCTGCGCCCCACCGGTGCTGGCAGCAACCGTGAAGGTATAAGCGCCATCAGGTGCAACCGAACCATCAGAAAGTTTACTATCCCAGTTGAATGAGTGAACTCCAGCAGAAAGCGTCCCCAGTTCAATCGTACGAACAGCTTTGCCTGTCGCATCATTGACGGTGACGGTGACAGCTTCAGCCGCTTTTTCCAGTTCAACACCAAAAGGAGTACTCGTTTCCTTACCAACAAGGATTTCTTTTCCTGGAACCATGACGCTGCGACCAATCAGCGTTGTTGCTTGCATAGATTGATTGTTATTAATCTGACCGGAGATAGAGCCCAGAGTGGTGTTCAACTTTTCAATACCACTGACCGTATTGAGCTGAGCAAGTTGGCTTACCAGTTGATCGTTGCTCATCGGATTCGTTGGGTCTTGATTCTTCAACTGAGCAACAAGAAGCGTCAAAAACTGATTTTGAAGGTCGGCGCTGCTATTCTTCTCTACCGCCGTTGTCGACGATGTATTCTGTGTTCTAGTTGCTGAGGAAGTATCATTAGTTGTGATAGACATTATTTCGTCTCCCGATTATTGCCCGATCGTTAACGTCTTCATCATCATCGACTTTGTCGTATTCAAAACTTCGACGTTCGCCTGATAACTACGCGATGCAGAAATGGTGTTCACCATTTCTGCCACTGGGTCAACATTCGGCATGCGAACGTATCCCTGCCCATCAGCCAGTGGATTGCCCGGTTCGTAAACCAGACGGGCAGGCGATGGATCTTCGATAACATTAGCAACGCGCACACCGCCAGTTGACTGCCCAGGTGCTGCATTCACCTCGAATACAACCTGTTTGGCGCGATAAGGCTCACCATCTGGACCCGTTACACTGTCTGCGTTAGCCAGATTACTGGCGCTCACATTCAGACGCTGAGATTGCGCAGAGAGCGCTGAGCCTGAAATTTCGAATATATTTAATAACGACATGAATCTTTACCTTCTCATCGCGCTACGATCATGAACCTGACTGCAAGACTGACATCATGCCTCTAATCTGCCCGCCCAGAACGGTCAGACTGGTTTGATATTTCAGGCTGTTATCGGCAAAATTAGTGCGTTCCCGGTCCATATCGACCGTATTACCGTCTAATGCAGGCTGATCCGGTACGCGATAGAGCAAATCAAGCTCTGGCGGCTGAAAATTCTGTGCCGGTATATGCCGTACAGATGTGGTTTTCAGCGCGATACCCGTACCGTTCACCCGACCTTGCTCCATCGTTTTACTGAGCTGGCTGGCAAAATCAATATCCCTGGCCTGATAGCCAGGCGTATCCGCATTAGCAATATTCGCGGCCAGAATTTCCTGCCGCTGGGCACGCAAGTTCAACGCTTCCTGCTGAAACCGCAATGAGGCGTCTAATTTATCAAGCATGCTCCCTCCGCAAGTTAGAATTTGGAGTGGGTAGGATAATTCTCATTATGGCTATACCATCGAACGAATAGGCACCAAATGCAGTGCTATTTATTGCCTTAACCTTACACTGACATCGTTACACTTATGCTCGACATAATCGGAATCAGGAGAGCTGAACTGGAATGAAAACAATACATTATTATCTCTGCCTGGTGCCGTTCTGTTTTTTCATCTTGTGCGCCCCTATCAATGCGAACGACCTTCCGGCACAGATCAATCAATTTTTCGCCTCACGTTTTCAGGGAAGCACGAATACCGTTAACGTTGTGATAAAATCGCCGGAATCGCAATGGCCACAGTGCGAAGCGCCCCAAATCACGCAGCCCGGGAATACAAGAGCGTGGGGAAATGTGAGCCTGTCTGTACGTTGTGAGCAGCAGCGCCGTTTCATTCAAACCGAAGTTCAGGTAACAGGGAACTATGTCACCAGTTCACGGCCTATAAATCGTGGGACAACACTGACAGAAAATGACATTGGTTTGACGAAAGGTAGGCTCGATTTATTACCGTTGCGCCCTATACTGACGTTACAAGGTGCACAGGGCGCAGTCCTTTTACGCGATCTCACACCTGGTCAGGTTATTACTGCCTCCATGATCAGACGCGCCTGGGTCGTAAAGGCGGGTCAGTCTGTACAAATTATCGCCCAAGGTGAAGGCTTCACGATTAATGGCGAAGGGAAAGCCATGAACAACGCAGCAGCAGGACAGGCCGTCAGAGTTAGAACAGCAAATGGACAAATAATCAGCGGAATTACGAACGAAGATGGGATTATTCTGATCTCACAGTAATTAATTAAAGATTTGCTCATGTTTGCCGATGATAGCTACAGAGTCATTACTGACGACGTTTTAAAATTGAACACCAATGTGACAAACATTCCGTAACACGTTGGTGATTAACTATTTATCCTCAAATTAGAGGGATGTATTATGAGTATTGATCGCACACAATCACTGAAGCCGGTCAGTCAAATTCAACAACGCGAATCTGGCGATATTGCTAAAACCAAACGCAAACAGGCTGAAACTCAGTCTGAAGTCAGCGCAACACAGGTAAAGCTGAGCGATGCACAGGCAAAATTGATGCAACCAGGTACGCAGGATATAGACATGGCCCGCGTTGAAACCCTAAAACAGGCAATTCGTGATGGCTCACTGAAAATTGATGCAGGAAAAATTGCGGATGCGTTACTTAAAGAAACGCAGGATTTTTTAGCAGGTAATTAACACTATGGAAAATCTACAATCGATCCTAGAACAACTGCTGAATAACCTGCATGATCTTGATACTGTTATGTCTGAAGAGCAAACGCTGCTTTGTGCAGGCCATATTAATAATATTGCTCTGCAACAGGTGACAGAGAATAAGACGTCTTTGCTGGCAACGATGCAATATTTGGAAAATCGACGCCACGAAACTGAGTCCATTCTCAAACTGCAGGCGCCTTATGATGGTATCGTTCAGCTATCTGCCTACTGGCAGCAAGTGCAAGAACTCACCAGACGCTTAAACGATCAGAATAAGCATAATGGTCTTCTGCTCAGCCGACATATTGCATATACGAACGAAGCGATTGATATACTGAAACCCCGCCATGGTCAGGGGCTGTATGGTCCTGATGGTCAGTCGAAAGGCATGACCGTTGGTGGGAGAAAAATCACTTTCTAAAAGTCTCTGCCATTTAGCAGAGACTCCTCACCATTAAAAATAGTCAGTTATTTCAAATACCTATTTAATTAAAAATTACTTATAGTTTACTGCAATATCGATTGTGCGGACAATGAACGTATGATTAATGCGCCCATTTCCCTCAATATAGTATACAAAACGAAACTCGTTATTAGCAGCTAATCCATCAAATGCTCGAGTTTGTCCATCGCCACTTCCATTTAAGTCAACGCAACGCTGCGGCGATTGTGAACAAAGTTTCACAACCAATCCAGTAGGTATCACTGAATCAATTGCATATCGCCAATATATTGTCGTAATAGTCTCGTCCGGCTTAAGCACTGTGTTAGGAGCAAAAGCCGACGTCGTAATCATTTCACCACGGTAATCAAGTTTTATTCCCGGCTGACTCCCATTCCAACTACCCGGTGTTGCAATGGCACAAAGCGGAAGAGCTAACACTATTGTTGCGGCCAGATAACCTATCACCTTTTTCATTATTGAGCTTCCCCTATGACCGATGTCATCCGAATTTGGCGATGATCGCTGATTTCCAAATTAGAAAGTACAGCCATGTTTGGCAGACTACGATGCAGGAATCGTGCAAGTAAAGCTCGTAAAGCATGGTTCACAAGCAGAACAGGCGGAGCCCCCAACATTTCCTGCCGCTGTAGTGCTTGCTTCGCCTGTTCAAGCAGTCGGTCTGCAAGCCCCGGTTCAAGGCCACCGCCCCCCTGAAGAGCCTGTAGAAGAAGGCGTTCCAGCGAGCCTTCCAGACCGATAACCTGAAGTTCGCTATCTCCTGGGAACCACTGTTGAGTGATAGCACGTCCCAGAGCAACCCTCACCACCGTGGTGAGTTCATAAGGGTCTGGTTGCACGGGCGCATGCTCAGCCAACGTTTCCATGATAGTACGCATATCCCTGATAGAAACCTTCTCGCTGAGCAGGTTTTGCAAAACTTTGTGCAAGGTGGTTAACGTCACAACGCCTGGGATGAAGTCTTCTGTCAACTTTGGCATTTCTTGAGCAACACGCTCCATCAATTGCTGGGCTTCTTGTCGGCCAAACAATTCACTAGCATGTAATGCGATTAAGTGATTCAAATGTGTTGCAATCACTGTACTTGCCTCTACGACAGTGAACCCCTGAACTTGAGCCTGGTCCTTCAGGGCATTATCAATCCAGACCGCTGGTAACCCAAATGCAGGATCTTGTGTGGCCTCGCCAGACAAAGAACCAACTGCATTCCCTGGATTAATAGCCATCCAACGGCCAGGATGAGCCTCACCGCTCCCCACTTCAACACCCTTCATTAATATGCGGTAACTGGCAGGCTGAAGCTCCAGGTTATCCCGGATATGAACCACTGGCGGCAAGTATCCCATTTCCTGAGCAAATTTCTTTCTGATACTACGAATTCTACCCAATAGTTCGCCATCTTGCTGCGCGTCAACCATGGGGATCAATCGATAACCGACCTCCATGCCCAATGGATCTTCAAGCTGCACATCAGACCAACTGGCTTCAATAACCTGATGCTTCTCCATTGATGCCGGTATAGACTGCATCGCAGGCTCTTTTATCTGTTCACCACGCATCCACCAAGCAAGCCCCAGCAAAGATGCAGTGAATAACAGAAAGACAAAATTAGGCATTCCGGGAACCAACCCAATAAGCCCAATCACTGCCGCACTCAGCACCATAACCCGCGGATTATTGAAGAGTTGGGTGACCATCTGTTGACCAACATCCTGATCGGTACTCACGCGAGTAACAATAACACCCGCAGCGGTAGAAATAATCAGAGCGGGGATCTGAGCAACCAGGCCATCACCAATAGTAAGCAGCGTATAGCTTTCCGCCGCCTGCCCTACGGCCATTCCGTGCTGCACGACACCGACGATCAATCCACCGACAATGTTGATGACCATAATAATCAGTCCAGCGACAGCATCACCACGCACAAACTTACTAGCGCCATCCATTGAACCATAAAAATCTGACTCCTGAGTTACCTCAGAGCGACGCTTTTTCGCCTCTTCTTCACCAATTATCCCAGCATTAAGATCGGCATCGATCGCCATCTGTTTGCCTGGCATACCATCCAACACAAAGCGGGCACCAACTTCAGCAATACGCCCGGCACCTTTGGTGATAACCATGAAGTTGATTAAGACAAGAATGATAAAGACCACAATACCAATAGCGAAATTCCCACCTACAAGGAAGTGTCCAAATGCTTCGACAACTTTTCCTGCCGCTGCAGTCCCCGTATGTCCCTCCAGCAAAATGATACGTGTAGAGGCGACGTTGAGTGACAAGCGAAGTAGCGTAGAAAACAGCAGGATCGTAGGGAATGCCGCAAACTCCAGTGTCCGTTGTGTAAACATCGCAACCAGCAATACCATGATTGATAGTGCGATATTAAAGGTAAATAGCAGATCCAGAATGAATGGCGGCAGCGGCAATACCATCATGGAAAGTATCAGCAGGATCAGTATAGGTCCGGCTAATATTTGCCACTGGGTACCTTTCATATTACTCGGTAAACGAAGAAAAGCGGCCAAATTAGCCATCAGTAGTATTCTCTTTAGCAAAATCCAGTGCATCCGGCACTGGCAGATGTTTCGGTTTTCTAGGAATTAATCCACCTTCCCGCTTCCAGCGTTTCAGTTGATAAACCCAAGCTAAGACTTCTGCAACAGCAGCATACAACGCAGCAGGTATATGCTCTCCGACCTCTGAATGACGAAATAACGCTCGCGCCAACGGCGGCGCTTCTAAAATAGGAACGCGATGATCGATCCCCAGTTCGCGAATACGCAAAGCGATTTCACCAGCCCCTTTGGCCAACACTTTCGGCGCATTCATTTTTTTATCATCATATCGCAATGCTACCGCATAATGTGTTGGGTTAGTGACTATCACATCAGCCTTGGGAACATCAGCCATCATTCTACGTTGAGCCATTGCTCTTTGCTGCTGACGAATACGTCCTTTGACGTGAGGGTCACCCTCGCTCTGTTTATGCTCATCACGAATTTCCTGCTTCGTCATCCGTAATTTTTTAATATGACTCCAGACTTGCCAGAACACATCAAACGCAACCATAGGAATGAGGCCCATAATGATGAGAAAGCCACACATTACGGCCAATTCTAACGCATCACCTAAAGCCGCAATCGGCGCTTCGGACACCAAATGCAATATTTTCGGCCAGTTATGGATCAGGAACAAGGTACTGATGATCCCGACCATAACTGATTTCAATATCGCCTTGAAAAGTTCAGCCAGTGATTGGGCAGAAAATAAACGTTTTAACCCAGAAATAGGATCGAGTTTTTTGAAATCAACTTTTAATGACTTAGTGCTAAATAATATTCCACCCAGCAGCATCGGAGCAGACAACGCCACCAACACCGACCCTAGCATAATTGGTATCACCGCGGATGCCGCCTGGTGTAACAATGAACCTACATGCCGTAGCATTTGGGTATCATCACCAATCGTCGCGTAATCAAAATTTAATGACTGCGCGACAATTACGGCCAATCGGCCAGCCATAGCATCGCCACCCATCCACAAAATAGCCAGCCCTGCGACCATCATCAGAACAGAGGTCAACTCTCGAGAGCGTGGAACCTGGCCCTCTTCTCGTGCCTTTTCCTCCTTTTGGGGAGTGGGGGCCTCTGTTTTTTCCAGATCGCTATCTTCAGCCACTATGGCGTTCCTGTTACAACTTTCGGGATAGGAGTTTGCTGCTTAGCATGACAAATATGGGAAAAATTTATGGCTGGAACAACGAGAAAAACTAACGCTTCTTTAGCGAATAGTAAGAATGAAAGGAAAAAGGGGAAAATCAAATTTAGCTATTTATGGCCATAAATCTGGCCATAAATAACCGGAGCAGAGGCACTCTAACCTTCTAAAAAAAGAAAATGATTCCTTTTTTTAAAGCAAAGCTCATTAGAACCCGAGACTATCCAGAAGGTCATCAACCTGATCTTGGTTGGCTACAATACCTGCTGCACCTTTGTCCAACTGTGGTCCATTAAGAAGACCATCATTCGCACGCTTAGGTGCATCTGGTTTTTCTGGGATATTTTCCAGCAGCACCATCAGCAATTGTTTTTCGATCTCCTGAACAACATCCATCATACGCTTGATTACCTGACCGGTAAGGTCCTGGAAATCCTGCGCCATCATAATTTCCAACAATTGAGCGTTGGTAAACGAGGTATGCTGTGGTACATCTTCAAGATAGCTACGCGTATCTGTTACCAATTCTCGTGCATCAGCCAATTCGATTGGATTTTCAAACCATTCATCCCAACGAACCTTCAGAGATTTAGCATCAGCTTCTAATTGGTTCTGACGCGGCTGTGCAGCCTCTACGCAGTTCAGAGCTCGCTCCGCTGCTTGCGCAGTCATCTGGACAACATAGTCAAGACGATCGCGGGCATCAGGAATAGCCTCTGCGGCTTCTGCTATCGCATTATCCAGACCCAGTTCTTTCAAACTGTCGCGCAGCATACGAGTTAATTGGCCGATACGCGAAATGATCTCGGTAGCTGAAGCTGTGTCGTTCACAGACGGCATATGTGGCGTCATAAGATCCCCTTACATACCCAGTTTTTCGAAAATCTTATTCAGCTTTTCTTCAAGGGTGGCTGCAGTAAATGGTTTAACTACATAGCCGCTAGCACCCGCTTGTGCTGCAGCGATAATGTTCTCTTTCTTAGCTTCCGCCGTTACCATCAGCACGGGAAGGCTGGAAAGCGCACCGTCAGCACGAATAGTCTGTAACAGTTCCAGTCCATCCATGTTGGGCATATTCCAGTCAGAAATGACGAAATCAAAAGCACTAGCGCGAAGCTTATTCAGTGCATCTGCGCCATCCTCTGCCTCTTCTACGTTATTAAATCCCAGTTCCTTCAGCAGATTACGGACAATTCGGCGCATCGTCGAAAAATCATCCACTACCAGAAATCTGAGTTCTTTATCGGCCATACCTACTCCTAAAATATTTATTGCTCACCGAGAGCTACTTATATACGTAATGCCTGTCCGGCAGAGATTTGTGCCAACATACGCTGGCTCACCTGGTGCAAATCCACCACTTCATCAACGCCACCCATAGCAATCGCTTCACGTGGCATCCCAAAAACCACACAACTTGCTTCATTTTGGGCCAGAGTATAAGCGCCGGCCTGATGGAGTTCCAACATGCCAGCCGCCCCATCATTCCCCATCCCAGTAAGGATTACCCCTACGGCATTCCGCCCGGCGTATTGTGCAACCGAACGGAATAACACATCAACTGATGGACGATGCCGATTCACTGGAGGCCCATCATTTAAACGTACTTGATAGTTTGCCCCACTACGAGCCAGTTCAAGATGGCGAGCTCCAGGAGCAATGTATGCATGCCCAGGAAGCACACGTTCCCCGTCTTCTGCTTCTTTTACCGTAATCTGACATAGCTTGTTCAAACGCTCAGCAAATGACTTCGTAAAGCCAGGTGGCATGTGCTGTGTAATCAATAGCGCAGGACTTGTTGGCGGCAGGGGCTGTAATACATGTCGTATTGCTTCCGTCCCCCCCGTGGATGCACCAATCGCGATCAGCTTCTCACTACTGAGCAGTGGCATATGCTGAATAATTTTTGTCGGCTCTGCTGCGGTGCTACGTTGCGGCAAACGCGCTTTCGCAGCCATACGAATTTTTTCTGCAATCAGTTCACTGTACGCCAGCATCCCTTCGCGGATACCCAGTTGCGGTTTGGTGACAAAATCAATAGCACCAAGTTCCAGCGCGCGAAGCGTAATTTCTGAACCCTTTCCCGTCAGCGACGACACCATTACAACAGGCATCGGACGCAAACGCATAAGTTTTTCAAGAAAATCCAGCCCATCCATACGCGGCATTTCAACATCCAGTGTTAATACCTGAGGATTGAATTTTTTAATCAAATCACGAGCAACTAATGGATCTGGTGCGGTCGCGACAACTTCCATATCGGGATGGCTATTAATTATTTCAGTCATGATCTGGCGCATCAGGGCAGAATCATCAACACATAATACTCTTATTTTGCTCATTATCTTTCCTTAGCCAGTCCATATACAGTTTGCCCACGCAAATAGAATTCTCGACTAATCTGGCTGAAATTCTCTGAATGCCCAGCGAATAGCAACCCGCCCGGTTTAAGCATCGGGACAAATCGACGGAGAATACGCTCTTGGGTTTCTTTATCGAAATAAATCATTACATTGCGACAAAAAATAGCATCGAATGGTGCAGGGACGGACCAATCAGGCGCGAGTAGATTGAGTTGTTGGAAATGCACCATAGACGCAAGTTCCGGGCGGGCTCGAACTAAGCCGCTATGCGGCCCGGTGCCGCGTAAAAAAAACTTCTGGAGCTGCTGTGGAGAAAGAGAGCGTAACTCCTCCTGACGGTAGATGCCAGCGGTTGCCTTTTCTAACACTTGAGTATCAATATCACTGGCCCACACCTGACATCCGCTCGCTTTATTACCTAAGACCTCAGCAAGAGTCATCGCCAATGAATAAGGTTCTTCCCCTGTGGAAGCTGCTGTACTCCAAATGGTATAGCCATTCGGACGTTTTCTGGCATGTTCTGCCAATATAGGAAAATGGTGAGCTTCGCGAAAAAACGCCGTCAGATTAGTCGTTAATGCATTAACAAAGGCTTGCCATTCCGCACTGTTTGGATCCGACTCCAAGAGCGCTAAGTATTGGCCAAAATCATTGATTCCAAGTAAACGGAGACGTCTAACCAAACGGTTATAAACCATTTCGCGTTTGTGATCGGCCAAGACAATTCCAGCGCGCTGATATATTAATTGGCTGATTCGCCGGAAATGCGTATCCGACAGAGGCAACCGATCAACCATCTGTGTCAGAATAGAGGCAGATTCGGGGCGATTTTGCGATGGTGTGCTTTTCATATCAAACCGCTCGAATAGTGTTTTTTGCTATGGTGTTTTTCAATCTGAACTTTCCTTTACAGCTAACGCAGGTTTTTATTGTCATTCGTCAATTGCTCATCGCATTGCGATTAAAACTGACACTGTATTGGTAATACACACCACAAGTTCTGAAAACAGAACGCGTGGTATGTCTGTTCTACCAAAGCCACATGCTGTCGGGTGGCGTTGTCCCTTTCATCACAGCCGTGCTACCTGCTTGCTTTGCTCTCTGGCTTTAATACCAAAGTCAACATCACCCCATCATATCCATAACATAAGTTACAGATTGAACAATACCATGAATTGCCCTGCTTCAAAGCACCAAGTGCTATATCACCGTGAATCCAAAATGTGCGCAGATAAATTACGATAAATAAACAATCACCCAGCCACCAACATATAAGCAACTGGGGGATTAGTA includes the following:
- the cheR gene encoding protein-glutamate O-methyltransferase CheR; the encoded protein is MKSTPSQNRPESASILTQMVDRLPLSDTHFRRISQLIYQRAGIVLADHKREMVYNRLVRRLRLLGINDFGQYLALLESDPNSAEWQAFVNALTTNLTAFFREAHHFPILAEHARKRPNGYTIWSTAASTGEEPYSLAMTLAEVLGNKASGCQVWASDIDTQVLEKATAGIYRQEELRSLSPQQLQKFFLRGTGPHSGLVRARPELASMVHFQQLNLLAPDWSVPAPFDAIFCRNVMIYFDKETQERILRRFVPMLKPGGLLFAGHSENFSQISREFYLRGQTVYGLAKER